In Leifsonia sp. PS1209, the genomic stretch GCCCAGCCTCACCGTCGACGACCTGGATGCGCTGCTCGACCGCCTGGCCGCGCTGTCCGGTGCAGGGTCGGCGGGCGACCGCACCCGCGAACTGCGCGAGTTCACCGAGCGCGCGACGGCGGAAGAACAGGACTTCATCGCCAGGGCACTGCTCGGCGAGATGCGCACGGGCGCCCTGGAGGGCGTGCTCACCGACGCCATCGCGCGGGCGGCAGACCGGCCGGGCGACGCGGTGCGGCGCGCGGCGATGCTCACCGGCGATCTCGGCGAGACCGCCAGGCTCGCCATCACCGGCACGGCGGCCGAGCTCGACGAGGTCGGGCTGGTGCCGGGGCGTCCGGTGCAGCCGATGCTCGCCGCGACGGCCGCGAGCGCGTCGGCCGCGCTGGCGACGACGGGCGAGGCGTCGGTGGAGTTCAAGCTGGACGGTGCGCGCATCCAGGTGCACCGGGTGGGCGACGACGTGCGCGTGTTCACCAGGAACCTCGCCGACATCACCCGGCGCGTGCCCGAGGTCGTCGAGGTGGTGCGCGGGATGCCGGTGCACGACGTCATCCTCGACGGCGAGACGCTGTCGCTCGACGAGGACGGAGCGCCGCGGCCGTTCCAGGAGACGATGTCACGCTTCGGGGCGGAGGCGGCGAGGGAGACGGTGCTGCACCCCTGGTTCTTCGACGTGCTCCACGTCGACGGCCGCGACCTGCTCGACGAACCGCTCTCGACCCGCCTGGCCGAACTGCAGCGGATCGCGGGCGAGCACCGCATCCCGGGCGAGGTGACGGACGATCCGGCTGTCGCGGAGCGCGTGGCCCAGGATGCGCTGGCCGCCGGGCAGGAAGGCGTCGTCGTGAAGGCGATCGACTCTCCGTACGCGGCGGGTCGGCGCGGTTCGTCGTGGATCAAGGTCAAGCCGGTGCACACCTACGATCTGGTGGTGCTGGCCTGCGAGTGGGGCTCTGGGCGCAGGCAGGGCTGGCTCTCGAACCTCCACCTCGGCGCGCTCGACCCGACCGGGGAGTTCGGCGAGCCGGGCGGGTTCGTGATGGTGGGCAAGACGTTCAAGGGCCTCACCGACGAGCTGCTGCGCTGGCAGACGGAGCACTTCCAGCAGATCGAGACACGCCGCACGGCCGGCACGGTGTGGGTGACGCCGACGACGGTGGTCGAGATCGCGATCGACGGCGTGCAGCGTTCGAGCCGCTACCCGGGCGGGATCGCTCTGCGGTTCGCGCGCGTGAAGCGGTATCGCGACGACAAGGACGCCACGGAGGCCGACACGATCCAGACGCTGCGGGTGCTGCTGCGGGAGTAGGGGTATGAGGCGGGCGGCGCGCGATAGTCTGCGACGATGCTCCGCCTTCAGAACGTCACCTATCTCGTCCGCGACCACGAGGAGGCGCTCGCATTCTTCGTGGACGCGCTCGGCTTCGCGGTGCGCCAGGACGACACCTTCGACGGCGGCTGGCGCAGGGTGGTGGTCGGCCCAGCAGACGGAGGCACGGGATTCGTGCTCGCCCTGCACCCGGATGCGTCCGCCACCGGCAGCCAGGCGGGCGGCGACGTCGCGTTCTTCCTGGAGACCGACGACTTCGCCGCGCAGCACGAGCGGATGGTCGCGCACGGCGTGCGCTTCCGCGAAGAACCCCGGCACGAGAGCTACGGAACGGTCGCTGTATTCGAGGACCTGTACGGGATGCCGTGGGACCTCATCCAGCCGCCGAGGGCGCGAGCCTAGAAGTCCTCGCGGCCTTCCGCATCCACATCCAGTGTCTTCTCGTCCTCCGCCCAGGCGGCGAGCGCGAGGTCGAGTTGCCGCCGCAGCCAGTCCGGTGGCAGCGGGCCCTCCGCGTCGAGGGCGGCGAGGCGGCGTGCGCGCTCGACCGATGAACCGGTGAGGTCGTCCATGATCGTTCCCTTCCGTCACCGATCATCCTCCTCGGGATGCGCGACGGGAACAGGCGGATGCCGGATGAAGGAGCCCTCTTGCCACGGGTAGAGCCGCGAGTCTATCCTCAGTTGCGAAGAGGGGATGCCATGAGAGGCGACACCAGGTAGTCCGGTCATGAGTCGGAGCACGGGGAAGCTCGACTCGCCACGCCGCTCACGCGGCGCGCTCTCACTGGTGCGTTCCGTCGCCGCCGCCGGGGTCGCTCTGCTCGGGCTGGGCGTCCTGGGCACCGGTCCAGCACTGGCTGCGCCGGGCAGTCCCGGTGTGCCGCGGGCGCCCGCGACCAATGTGTTCTTCGAGAACTTCCAGAACCAGGTCGCCACGAACGGCATCCGGATCGGGCAGTACACCGGCGGGGCGGCGGCGAACACCTCCACCTACGTGGCGAGCCCGAACTGGTCGCCGGCCGGCGACCAGTGCAACGGCTGGCTGCTGCGGTCGAGCACGCCACGCAACGCCACCGTGACGGGCATCGACTCCGGATGCGACGTCACGGCCTGGGGCTACCTGCAGGGGATGGCGACCGCGATCGGCCTCTACCGGGGCGAGCCGCTCGCGACAGCGCAGACCAACCAGATCCTGTCCGCGTACACGAACGGCGGGTCGAATCCCGGGCCGGGCGTCCAGGTGCAGACGGCGAAGCCGATCACCGGGACCATCGTTCCCGGGCACTTCTACCTGATCAGCGCGATCTACGGTGCGGCGAACTGCGTGTCGGAGGGCCCCACCCTGAACAGGCAGGACCCGAGCCTCAGCTTCAACCTCATCCAGAATCAGACGGGGAGCGGGCCGCCGCCGGGGACGGGAACCGGCACGGTCACCACTCTCGCATCCGGTCTGAACCCGTGCACCGACGCCCACACGCGCGTCATCACGACCGGCGGCCGCACCTTCCACGTCGCGCAGCTGAACTCGGCGGGCTTCCGCATGCCGGCGGGCGTCACGTCACTGGGCGTCCAGCTCTACAACGCAGCAGGCGCATTCCGCGGCAACGACTCCGGGTTCGACGATCCGACGATCGTGGATGCGACCCCGCAACTCGACAAGGTCTTCTCCCCGTCGACGCTGCCGGCCGGGCAGAGCACGACGTTGACGTTCACGATCACGAACACCGACGAGCTCTCCGCGAAGAACGGCTGGTCGTTCACGGACACGCTGCCCGCCGGGCTCCGGTTCTCCGGGGCGCCGGCGACCGACTGCCCCGCCGGGGTGGCGACCGTGACGGGCACGTCGGTCAGCGGAAGCGGGAACCTCGACGCCGGGATGGCGTCCTGCACCGTCACCGTTCCCGTCACGTCGGACACGACGGGCACCTTCACCAACGGGCCGAGCAACATCGGGCCGCTCGACGGCCTCCTCGAGCCCGGGACCAGCACGGTCGTGTTCACCGAGCCCGATCAGCCGGCCATCTCGCTCATCAAGTCCACCGACCTCACCGCCCCGACGCAGTACGTCGTCGGACGCGTCGTCACGTATTCGTTCCTCGTGACGAACACGGGCAATGTCCCGCTGACCGCCCTCTCGGTGGCGGAGACCGCCTTCAGCGGGTCGGGGACGCCGCCCGTCGCCTCGTGTCCGGCCACCACGCTCGCGGCCGGGGACTCCGTCACCTGCACGGGCACGTACACGATCACCCAGGCGGACGTGAATGCGGGGAGCGTCACGAACACGGCCGTCGCGACGGGAACGCCGCCCACCGGGCCACCCGTGACCGCCACCTCCGACGCCCTCATCTCGGGAAGCGAGGCGCCGTCCCTCGACCTCGTCAAGACGGCGAACGCGAGCGGGGTGAGCTCCCCCGCCGCGGTGGGCGACTCCGTCTCGTACACGGTCACCGTCACGAACACCGGCAACGTGACGCTGCTCGGCGTCACCGTCACCGACACGCTTCTCGGCGCCGGTCTCGCCCTGGCGTGGCCGGGCACGGCCGGCACCCTCGCGCCCGGCGAATCGGTCGTCGGCACGGGCACGCACGCGGTGACGCAGGCCGAGATCGACGTCGGCCACGTCGACAACACGGCGACCGCCGCCGGGTCGACGGCGGGCGGCACCGACGTCACCGCCGGGCCGCAGAGCACGGTCACCCCGCTGCCGCCCGGCCCGCACCTGACGCTGCAGAAGAGCGCATCGGCAGCCCTCTCCACGCCGGCGGCCGTCGGAGACCTGATCACCTACAGTTTCACGATCACGAACGACGGCAACCTCACCCTGCACGCCGTCTCGTTCACCGACCGCCTGCCTGGCCTGTCGGTGCCGACGTACAGCTGGCCCGGTCCAGCCGGTGAGCTCGCCCCCGGCGGCGTCGCCACCGCGACGGCGACGTACCCGATCACGCAGGCGGACATCGACGCCGGACAGGTGCTCAACTCCGCCATCGCCACGGGCACGACACCGGCGGGAGCGGAGACGCCGTCCGATCCGGCCGACACCGTGACGCCCATCCCGAACGTGTCGCAACTGGGCCTGACGAAGTCGGCTGACGCATCCGGTATTCAGAAGCCGACGCGGCCGGGCGACCCCATCGTCTACACGTTCGTGGTGACCAACACCGGCAACACGACGCTCACAGGCGTCACGATCGCCGACCAGCTCGCGGGCCTCGGAACGTTCACCTTCACCTGGCCTGGTGCTGACGGCGAGCTCGCCCCCGGGCAGCAGGCCACCGCCATCGCGACGTATGCGGTGACCAGTGCCGACATCGCAGCCGGGCAGGTCGTGAACAGCGCCGTCGCATCCGGGACGGCACCGGACAGCAGCACGGTCGACTCGCCACCGGCGGGCACGACGACCCCGCTCGGCGCCGTCGCCGCCCTCTCGCTCGTGAAATCCGTGGCACCGAACGGTCCGGCCGAGTTCGTGGTCGGCCAGGTCGTCACGTACACGTTCGTGGTGACAAACACCGGCAACGTTCCGGTTGGCGCTGTCTCCATTGCGGAGACCGCCTTCTCGGGGAGCGGCACTCTGCCGCCCGCGGTCTGCCCGCCGACGGTGCTCGCCCCGGGGAGCCAGCTCGTCTGCACCACGACGTACACGCTCACCCAGGCAGACATCGACGCGGGCGAGGTGACCAACACGGCGACAGCCTCGGGATCCGCACCGGACGCGAGCACGGTGACCTCCAACGAGTCCGGCACGATCATCCCGGCCGACCCGGCGCCCGCCCTCACGCTCGTCAAGGCAGCGGACCTGACGGAGGTGACGGACGCCGGCCAGACCGTGAACTACACGTACACACTGACCAACGCCGGCAACGTCACCCTCACCGCGTTCACGGTGACCGAGACGATCTTCACCGGGGTCGGAACGCCTCCCGCGCCGACCTGCCCGGCCGACCCCGCCAGCCTGGCACCGGGGCAGAGCGTCGTCTGCACGGCGACGTACGAGGTGGATGCGGCCGACCTCACGGGGCAGCCGATCGTCAACACCGCGACGGCGACCGCCGACCCGCCGGGCGGACAGAGCGTGACCACGCCGCCGTCGAGTGCGTCGGTGGATACGGTGGTCCCCACGACGCCGACGCCGACGCCCACGCCGACGCCGCCTGGCCCGGGGCCCGGGCCGTCGGGCGGAGGGTCGAGCCCGCTGGCGGGGACGGGGTCCGTGCTGCCGATCGCGGGGATCGTGATCGGGGCGCTGCTGGTGGCGGCCGGAGCGGTACTGCTGGCGGTGCGGTGGCGGCGGAGGGCCGCGCGGCGGTAGCGGTGGTGGGCTTCGGCGGTGCGCGGCGTCGCTGGGGTGAGGTGAGGTGAGCCGCGCTACCCGATCCGACGGGCCAGCACAGCACCCGCTTCTCGCGCCCAGCGCCGCGGGTCGGCGAGGGCGGCGTCTGCGCTTCCCGCGAGTTCGGTGAGCGACACGGCGGCCGCGAAGGCGTCGGTGGGCGCCTGGATCGCGCCAGCGGCGAGCAGGGCCGGGACACCCGCATCCCGTGCCAGGTGCGACACGTAGGCGGGAACCTTGCCCGCCGCCGACTGGCTGTCGAAGCGGCCCTCGCCGGTGATCACGACGTCGGCGGTCGCCACCAGGGCGGGGAGCCCGAGGGCGTCGCCCACCGCCGCGGATCCGGGAGCGAGTGAGGCGCCCCAGGCCAGTAGGCCGTAGCCGGTGCCGCCCGCCGCGCCCGCGCCCGGGGTGGTGGCCCGGAGTTGCCTGCCGCCACGCTCAGCACCCGCATCGGGCGCCGCCGCCCGCACCCGGCCGCCGCCGAGCACGCGCGCCAGCCGCGCGAGCCCCGACTCCATCCCGGCCGCCTGCTCCGGGGTCGCGCCTTTCTGCGGGCCGAACACGGCCGCTGCGCCCGTCGGGCCGAGCAGCGGGTTGGTGACGTCGCTCAGGATGCGCACCCCGCCGGGCGGTAGCGGCGGAAGTCCGCTGAGGTCGGCCTTGGCGAGCGTGCCGAGGCCGCGGTTGCCCAGGCGGATGGGGCGGCCCGTCGGGTCGGTGAAGTGTGCGCCGAGGGCGGCGAGGGCTCCGACGCCGCCGTCCGTGGAGGAGCTGCCGCCGATCGCCAGGAGGAGTCCGGTCGCGCCGGAGGCGAGGGCTGCCGCGATCGCCTGTCCGAAACCGTAGGTGTGCGCGTCGAGCGGGGCGAGCGTCGGCAGGTGGGCGAGGCCGCTCGTCTCGGCGAGTTCGACGACCGCCGTGCCGTCCGGGAGGGACAGCCAGGACGCATCCAGGTCGGCGCCCGCCGGACCGAGCACCGTGATGGCGTGCCTGACCGAGCCGGGGACGGCGACCTCGAACGCGTCGAGGGTGCCCTCGCCGCCGTCGGCCATCGGGGCGAGGACGAGCCTGTCGTCGGAGCGCACCGACGACCAGCCGGATGCGAGGGCCTCGGCGACCGCGGTGGCGGTCGCCGAGCCCTTGAACGAGTCCGGCGCGACGACGACGGTGTACGGCATCCCCCTACAGTGGCACGCCGACGCCCTCGATCAGCTCAGGCGGCCGCACGGAAGTAGTACCCGGCGGCGAGATCGTCCAGCAGTCCAGGATGCGTCGGCGTCCAGCCGAGGAGTTCCCGCGTCAGCGCGCTCGACGCGGGGACGTCGGCGCCGAAGAACTGTCCGAGCCAGCCGAAGTGCTCCGGCGCGTCCTCCGCCGGGATGGAGACGACGGGCAGGCCGAGTCCCTGCCCGATGGCCGTCGCGATGTCACGGGTCGGCACGCCCTCCTCGGCGACCGCGTGCACGACGCTGCCCGCCGGGGCGCCGTCGAGCGCGAGGCGCACCAGATGGGCGGCGTCGAGCCGGTGGACGGCGGGCCAGCGGTTGGCGCCGTCGCCGATGTAGGCGGCCACGCCGGTGCGGCGGGCGATGTCGACGAGCGCGGCCGTGAAGCCGTGGTCGCCGTCGCCGTGGACGGTCGGCGCGAAGCGCAGGCTGACCGGGCGCACGCCCCGCTCCGCGTAGCCGAAGGCGAGCGGCTCTGCTCCGCCGCGCGGGGCGTCCGGCCCGCTGTACGGCGACACGTCGCGCTCGGTCGCCAAGCGGCCGGGTGCGAGCAGGGCGACGCCGGAGGCGAACAGGAACGGACGGTCGGAACCTTCGAGCTCGCCGGCGAGGGTCTCGATGGCGGCGCGCTCTGTGCGCCCGGCGCCCTGGTAGTCGGAGAAGTCGTGCTTGAACGCCAGGTGGATGACCCCGTCCGACTCCGCCGCGCCCGCCTTCAGCGATGCCAGGTCGTCGAGGCTGCCGCGGTGGGCCTGGGCACCGACGGCTTCGAGCGCGGCGGCCGATGCGTCCGACCGGGCGAGGCCGACGACCGTGTGGCCGGCGGAGAGGAGTTCTGGGACGACGGCGGAGCCGATCCAGCCGGATGCTCCCGTGACGAATACGCGCATGTGACGCCTCTTTCCTTTGATGTCAGTAACTGTCATCAGGCTAGCACCACATGACAGTGACTGTCATCAGTAGAATCATCTCGTGGCACGATGGGAACCGGATGCGCGCGGCCGCCTCGCCGTCTCCGCGCTCGAGCTGTACGCGGAGCGCGGCTACGACCGAACGACGGTCGCCGACATCGCCGAGCGCGCCGGTGTGACGGAGCGCACCTTCTTCCGCCACTTCGCCGACAAGCGCGAGGTGCTGTTCGACGGCTCCAACGCGCTCCAGAACGCCACGGTCGCTGGAATCGCGGACGCACCCGCCGACGCCGCCCCGCTCGAGATCGCGGGCGAAGCGCTCGCACTGGCCTCGCGCATCCTGGAGGATCGCCGGCCGTTCGCGCTGTTGCGCGCGCAGGTCATCGCCGCGAACACGAGCCTGCTGGAGCGCGAGCTGCTCAAGATGTGGGCGCTTGGGGCCGCCGCGGGGGACGCGCTCCGCGCCCGCGGGGTGCCGGCCGCGGAGGCGAACCTGGCCGCCGAGTCTGCGGTGACGGTGTTCCGCGCCGCGTTCGCGCGCTGGATCGCGGCAGAGCCCGGCACCACCATCGACGACTACGTGCGCGCCGCCCTCGCCGACCTCAAGGCCCTCACCGCCACCGCAGACACCGCCACTACATCGTCGGACGCATCCCGCCGTCGATGACCACGTCGGCCCCGGTCAGGTTGCCGAGCCGCGGGCTGGACAGCATGACGGCCAGGTCGGCCACCTCCTCAGGCCGGGTGAACCTCCCGGTCGCCATCTGGCTCTCCGCGCCCGCACGCACCGCCGCCGGGTCGATGTTCTGCGCCTTCGAGACCGTCGCCGCCACCCCGCTGTCACCGAGCCAGAGCGCCGTCTCGACCGGTCCCGGACTGATCGAGTTCACCCGGAACCCTCGCGGCCCGAGCTCCTTCGACAGCGACTTCGTCACGCTCAGCAGGGCGGCCTTCGCCGCGCTGTAGTCGAGCACCTGCGGGTCGGCGAGGATCGCGTTCTCCGACACGATGTTCAGGATGCTCCCCTGCTCGGCCAGCCGCGGAAGTGCCGACCGGCAGGCGCGCACCGCCGCGAGCAGGTTGAGCCCGATGGTCTGCGCCCACGTCTCGTCGTCGATCGACGCGAAGCCGCCCGGCCGCACGGGAGCCGACCCGACGTTGTTCACGAGCACGTCGATCTGGCCCGGGAACGCATCCACCATCGCCGCCGGACCTGCCGGGTCGGAGAGGTCGACGCCGAAGAACGAGAACCGGTCGTCGGCGTCCACCAGCGCCGTCGTCTCGTCCGTCGCGCGGCGGGAGGCGCCGACCACCGTCGCGCCCTCCGCGAGGAACGCACGCACGATCGCCAGCCCGATCCCCCGCCCTGCGCCGGTGACGAGCACCCGCTTTCCGTCGAGTCCGAGGTCCATGTCAGCCCTTCCTGCTCCGGATGCGCGGCCCGGCCACGTCGGCGCCGGTCATGACTCGACCGGCGCGAACTCCTGGACGAACTCGAGCGCGATGTCCGCGACCTCGCGCCAGCCGCTGTCGATCGTGAGCGAGTGGCCGCGGTTGGGCACCGTGGCGAGCCTGGTCACTCCCTCGTTGCGGGACTGGATCTTGTAGCTGGCCTCGACGATCGACGCTGGCACCGTGTTGTCGCCCTCGCCCGAGATGAGCAGCAGCGGCCCGCGCTCCGGGTTCTTCGTGTCGACCTTGGTCTCGGCGAACGGGTTGAAGTTGGCCGTCGCTGCCTGGAACAGCGGCACTCCGGACGTGGGCACGTGGTACGTCTCGTACAGTTCGCGCGCTTCCGCCTCGTCGACGTGGTTGGCCCAGCCGTAGCGGAACTGCTCGAACGTGAGCGACACTGCCTTGCCGATGTTGGTCGGGTTGGTGAGCACCGGCGCCGCCGACTTCAGCGACGAGGCGGGGAGCTGGAGCACGCCCTGGAACGGCGCGTTGTCGATCGACACCGTGGCCGCCGCGACGCCCTCCCCCGCGATCTTCTGCGCGATCAGCCCGCCGAACGAGTGGCCGATCACCGCCGGCTCGTGCTCGAGGGCGTCGATCGCTTCGAGGTAGTGCTCTGTGACCTGCTTGACCATCTTCTTGGCGAAGACCTCGGGATCACGCCGCGCCTCCTCGACGCTGCCCGGGTCGTCCGGCCAGCCCGGCGCGATAGTGGCATAGCTCTGGTCTTCGAAGAGCGCCCGCCATTTGTCCCAGCTGCTCGACAGCAGCCACAGGCCGTGGACGAACACCACCGGTCGCCTGCCGCTCTCATTCGCTTTCGCGACTTCGTCCTGTTCCCATTGCGTCAAAGTGCCCATCGCCACACCCCTGCTCTCGGGTCAGCGCCCGACGGCGCGGACTGGTCTGAGCGTAGCGAGCGGGGAGGCCGCCGGATAGGGCCGGAACTACTTCTTCTTGCGCTTCTCGTCCTGGAGCGCCGACTTCGCCCCGTGCTCCACGAGCACGGCGATGTAGTCGCGCAGCCTGGCGTTCTTGAAGGAGTCGTAGTTCTCCTCGACGAGCTTCTCGATGTGCTTGCCGGAGGCTTCCGGATACTTCTTCTTCAGACGCGTGATCACGTCGTCGATCGCTGCCCGCTCGCTCTTCTTCTCCGCCATGCTCGAAGCGTGCCGTGGCCAGGTGACCAAAACCTGTGAATCCCGTGGCACACTGAGCGCGTGTGCACCGGCGACCTCCTCCTTCGACGCGGCACAGCGGTCGACGGCCGGGCCATGCTGCGCGAGCTCGTGTCCGAGCTGGCCGCCGTGCCGGCCGACGACGTGCGCATCGCGGCGCGCTGCCCCGATTGCAGCGGCGAGCACGGGCGTCCCGTGGTGATGGCACCGGATGCGGCCACAGGGGTTCGCGTGTCCCTCGCGCACGCGGGCGATGTCACGGTGGCGGCGGCGCTGGCGGGCGGCTCGGTCGGAGTGGATGCGGAGCCCAGCACCGCGGCCGGGACCGCGACCACGGCCGCGGCCGGAGCCACCGACCTGCGCCAGTGGACGAGGATCGAGGCCGTCCTCAAGGCCGACGGCCGCGGGCTGCGGGTCGACCCGGCCGCCGTGGCCTTCGAGCACACCGGAGACCTGCTCATCGCGTCGGTCCCCGGCGATCCGCGCCGCTACGAGGTGCGGGATGCGCACCTCGGCGACGACCTGTACGTCACCGTCGCGATCGAACGGTGACGCCCGTCGCGGGCAACGCGGGGAGTGGCAGGTCGTCCAGCCAGGCGTCGAAGAGCGCATCCAGGTCGGCGCCCGTCGTCTCGGCGGCGAACGAGCGGAAATCGTCGGTGGTGACGGTCGCGAAGCGGTACGACGCGGTCCACGCGCGCAGCAGCGCGAAGAAGCGCGCGTCGCCGACCGTGAGTCGTAGCGCGTGCAGGGCGAGCGCTCCCCGCTTGTACACGCGGTCGTCGAACATGCTCGCCGCGCCCGGGTCGCTGAGCAGGATGTCCTGGGGCAGCCTCGCCAGCGCGGCGTGATACCTCCTGGCGAGGGTGTCCGCGTGCTCCTTGCCCGCCGCCTCCGACCACAGCCACTCCGCGTAGCAGGCGAAGCCCTCGTTGAGCCAGATGTGCTTCCAGGCCGCCAGGCCGACGCTGTTGC encodes the following:
- a CDS encoding ATP-dependent DNA ligase — its product is MLVDELVKTSSAVAGTRSRLAKVDALAALLAQLAPEEIAPAVGLLVGKPRQGRVGVGWRGLSAAMGTPAAQPSLTVDDLDALLDRLAALSGAGSAGDRTRELREFTERATAEEQDFIARALLGEMRTGALEGVLTDAIARAADRPGDAVRRAAMLTGDLGETARLAITGTAAELDEVGLVPGRPVQPMLAATAASASAALATTGEASVEFKLDGARIQVHRVGDDVRVFTRNLADITRRVPEVVEVVRGMPVHDVILDGETLSLDEDGAPRPFQETMSRFGAEAARETVLHPWFFDVLHVDGRDLLDEPLSTRLAELQRIAGEHRIPGEVTDDPAVAERVAQDALAAGQEGVVVKAIDSPYAAGRRGSSWIKVKPVHTYDLVVLACEWGSGRRQGWLSNLHLGALDPTGEFGEPGGFVMVGKTFKGLTDELLRWQTEHFQQIETRRTAGTVWVTPTTVVEIAIDGVQRSSRYPGGIALRFARVKRYRDDKDATEADTIQTLRVLLRE
- a CDS encoding VOC family protein → MLRLQNVTYLVRDHEEALAFFVDALGFAVRQDDTFDGGWRRVVVGPADGGTGFVLALHPDASATGSQAGGDVAFFLETDDFAAQHERMVAHGVRFREEPRHESYGTVAVFEDLYGMPWDLIQPPRARA
- a CDS encoding DUF11 domain-containing protein, producing the protein MSRSTGKLDSPRRSRGALSLVRSVAAAGVALLGLGVLGTGPALAAPGSPGVPRAPATNVFFENFQNQVATNGIRIGQYTGGAAANTSTYVASPNWSPAGDQCNGWLLRSSTPRNATVTGIDSGCDVTAWGYLQGMATAIGLYRGEPLATAQTNQILSAYTNGGSNPGPGVQVQTAKPITGTIVPGHFYLISAIYGAANCVSEGPTLNRQDPSLSFNLIQNQTGSGPPPGTGTGTVTTLASGLNPCTDAHTRVITTGGRTFHVAQLNSAGFRMPAGVTSLGVQLYNAAGAFRGNDSGFDDPTIVDATPQLDKVFSPSTLPAGQSTTLTFTITNTDELSAKNGWSFTDTLPAGLRFSGAPATDCPAGVATVTGTSVSGSGNLDAGMASCTVTVPVTSDTTGTFTNGPSNIGPLDGLLEPGTSTVVFTEPDQPAISLIKSTDLTAPTQYVVGRVVTYSFLVTNTGNVPLTALSVAETAFSGSGTPPVASCPATTLAAGDSVTCTGTYTITQADVNAGSVTNTAVATGTPPTGPPVTATSDALISGSEAPSLDLVKTANASGVSSPAAVGDSVSYTVTVTNTGNVTLLGVTVTDTLLGAGLALAWPGTAGTLAPGESVVGTGTHAVTQAEIDVGHVDNTATAAGSTAGGTDVTAGPQSTVTPLPPGPHLTLQKSASAALSTPAAVGDLITYSFTITNDGNLTLHAVSFTDRLPGLSVPTYSWPGPAGELAPGGVATATATYPITQADIDAGQVLNSAIATGTTPAGAETPSDPADTVTPIPNVSQLGLTKSADASGIQKPTRPGDPIVYTFVVTNTGNTTLTGVTIADQLAGLGTFTFTWPGADGELAPGQQATAIATYAVTSADIAAGQVVNSAVASGTAPDSSTVDSPPAGTTTPLGAVAALSLVKSVAPNGPAEFVVGQVVTYTFVVTNTGNVPVGAVSIAETAFSGSGTLPPAVCPPTVLAPGSQLVCTTTYTLTQADIDAGEVTNTATASGSAPDASTVTSNESGTIIPADPAPALTLVKAADLTEVTDAGQTVNYTYTLTNAGNVTLTAFTVTETIFTGVGTPPAPTCPADPASLAPGQSVVCTATYEVDAADLTGQPIVNTATATADPPGGQSVTTPPSSASVDTVVPTTPTPTPTPTPPGPGPGPSGGGSSPLAGTGSVLPIAGIVIGALLVAAGAVLLAVRWRRRAARR
- a CDS encoding glycerate kinase, which produces MPYTVVVAPDSFKGSATATAVAEALASGWSSVRSDDRLVLAPMADGGEGTLDAFEVAVPGSVRHAITVLGPAGADLDASWLSLPDGTAVVELAETSGLAHLPTLAPLDAHTYGFGQAIAAALASGATGLLLAIGGSSSTDGGVGALAALGAHFTDPTGRPIRLGNRGLGTLAKADLSGLPPLPPGGVRILSDVTNPLLGPTGAAAVFGPQKGATPEQAAGMESGLARLARVLGGGRVRAAAPDAGAERGGRQLRATTPGAGAAGGTGYGLLAWGASLAPGSAAVGDALGLPALVATADVVITGEGRFDSQSAAGKVPAYVSHLARDAGVPALLAAGAIQAPTDAFAAAVSLTELAGSADAALADPRRWAREAGAVLARRIG
- a CDS encoding SDR family oxidoreductase; this translates as MRVFVTGASGWIGSAVVPELLSAGHTVVGLARSDASAAALEAVGAQAHRGSLDDLASLKAGAAESDGVIHLAFKHDFSDYQGAGRTERAAIETLAGELEGSDRPFLFASGVALLAPGRLATERDVSPYSGPDAPRGGAEPLAFGYAERGVRPVSLRFAPTVHGDGDHGFTAALVDIARRTGVAAYIGDGANRWPAVHRLDAAHLVRLALDGAPAGSVVHAVAEEGVPTRDIATAIGQGLGLPVVSIPAEDAPEHFGWLGQFFGADVPASSALTRELLGWTPTHPGLLDDLAAGYYFRAAA
- a CDS encoding TetR/AcrR family transcriptional regulator, translating into MARWEPDARGRLAVSALELYAERGYDRTTVADIAERAGVTERTFFRHFADKREVLFDGSNALQNATVAGIADAPADAAPLEIAGEALALASRILEDRRPFALLRAQVIAANTSLLERELLKMWALGAAAGDALRARGVPAAEANLAAESAVTVFRAAFARWIAAEPGTTIDDYVRAALADLKALTATADTATTSSDASRRR
- a CDS encoding SDR family oxidoreductase, whose product is MDLGLDGKRVLVTGAGRGIGLAIVRAFLAEGATVVGASRRATDETTALVDADDRFSFFGVDLSDPAGPAAMVDAFPGQIDVLVNNVGSAPVRPGGFASIDDETWAQTIGLNLLAAVRACRSALPRLAEQGSILNIVSENAILADPQVLDYSAAKAALLSVTKSLSKELGPRGFRVNSISPGPVETALWLGDSGVAATVSKAQNIDPAAVRAGAESQMATGRFTRPEEVADLAVMLSSPRLGNLTGADVVIDGGMRPTM
- a CDS encoding alpha/beta hydrolase, producing the protein MVFVHGLWLLSSSWDKWRALFEDQSYATIAPGWPDDPGSVEEARRDPEVFAKKMVKQVTEHYLEAIDALEHEPAVIGHSFGGLIAQKIAGEGVAAATVSIDNAPFQGVLQLPASSLKSAAPVLTNPTNIGKAVSLTFEQFRYGWANHVDEAEARELYETYHVPTSGVPLFQAATANFNPFAETKVDTKNPERGPLLLISGEGDNTVPASIVEASYKIQSRNEGVTRLATVPNRGHSLTIDSGWREVADIALEFVQEFAPVES
- a CDS encoding 4-phosphopantetheinyl transferase, yielding MCTGDLLLRRGTAVDGRAMLRELVSELAAVPADDVRIAARCPDCSGEHGRPVVMAPDAATGVRVSLAHAGDVTVAAALAGGSVGVDAEPSTAAGTATTAAAGATDLRQWTRIEAVLKADGRGLRVDPAAVAFEHTGDLLIASVPGDPRRYEVRDAHLGDDLYVTVAIER